The sequence AAATCTGGATCATTAATCAGCGCCTGTGCCATGCCGACACGCTGTAACATGCCTTTAGAGTAGCGACGCATCTGCTTTTTGCGTGCATCAGCTTGAGACAAACCCACTAACTCTAGTAATTGGGGAATCCGCCGTCGTTGGATATGTTGGGGAATTTGAAATAACCCTGCGGCTAACTGGAGAAATTCCCACCCGGTGAGATAGTCATAAAAGTAGGGATTTTCGCTGAGATAGCCGATGCTTTGTTTGACACTGCGATCGCCTAGTGGTCTACCCAACAATAAGCCCCTCCCAGCAGTAGGACGAATAATCCCTAGTAATAACTTTAACAAGGTAGTTTTACCAGCGCCATTTGGCCCCAATAAGCCAAAGGTTTCTCCTTGGTAAACTGATAGAGAACAGCTTTTGAGCGATAATACTTTTTGATTGAGCCAAAAGCCGGTACGGTAGACTTTTTGCAACTCAGAGGTGAGGACTACTGGTGGAGTGTCCGTGATATTCAAAGGAGAATCAGGGGCGTCTGTAACAGACTTCATCTCAGTTCAATTACTAATTACCAATTATGAAAGTGACGGTTACAACTGTAACTTAGCATTAATCAACAGATTGCCCGGTGAGATGACAATAACCGCCATCACCATGTTTGTCAATTCTTGCCAAGTGAGTGATTAATGAGTACTGTATTTTTCACTCCTGTTGTGTAATTTTGACTAGACTACAATACACCTTTAGAACTGGGAATCGTCCCAGCACGACGAGGGTCAATTTCCACTGCCATTCTGGTTGCTCTAGCAAAGGCTTTAAATGTTGCTTCAATGATGTGATGGGAATTCACCCCATCCAGCTGGCGAATGTGTAGTGTCATTTGGCTATGGTTAACTACTGCCACAAAGAATTCACGTACTAGTTGAGTGTCATAAGTTCCTACTCGCTGAGTGGGGATTTGCAACCCATAACTGATGTGGGGGCGTCCCGAAAAATCCAGCGCTACCTGAATTAAAGCTTCATCCAATGGCGCGAGAAAATTGCCAAAGCGGACAATTCCTTTTCTGTCCCCTAAAGCTTGACTAAAAGCTTGTCCTAAGGTGATACCCACATCTTCATTTGTGTGGTGGTCGTCGATTTCCCAATCTCCTTGGGCTTGAACATCCAAATCAATCAGCCCGTGGGAAGCGATTTGGTGCAACATGTGATCCAAAAAGGGAATCCCGGTGGCTGCTTGACAGATTCCTGTCCCATCGAGATTAATCGTGACTTTGACATCTGTTTCACCTGTGGTGCGATGAACAGAAGCAATGCGCGGGCTAGGAGTTGCGTTGATTGGTGAGTAATCGACTAGAGGTTTGCTGATTTGCATATTCATATAGGGCATGGAGCATTATTGCCCATGCCCAAATCCTATTACATTCCCATGATTTCATATCCTGCGTCTACGTAAATGACTTGCCCTGTAATTCCGCTGGACAAATCACTGCATAAGAAAGCTGCTGTGTTCCCGACTTCTAGCTGAGTGACTGTGCGTCGCAGGGGTGCAACTTGCTCTACATGGTGAATCATGTCTAAGATTCCGCCGACGGCGCTGGAGGCTAAAGTGCGTATTGGCCCGGCAGAAATGGCGTTGACGCGGATGTTTTGCGGCCCTAGTTCGGCGGCTAAATAGCGGACACTGGCTTCTAAACCTGCTTTAGCAACTCCCATAACGTTATAGTTAGGAATTGCTCTGACGCCGCCTAAATAGGTCAAGGTGAGGATACTACCACCTGCTGTCATCAGCGGTTTAGCCGCTCCGCTTAATTGCGCTAAAGAAAAAGTACTAATCTCTAAAGCAGTGCTAAAGCCGGCGCGTGAGGTTTGGCTAAAATCTCCGGTTAAATCTTCTTTGTTGGCAAAAGCCAGACAATGAACCAGGATGTCTAGCCTTCCCCATTTATCTTGGATTGTCTCAAAAGCGGAGTTAACTTGTGCTTCGTTTTGGACATTACAGGGAAGAAACAGGCTGGGGTTGAGAGGTTCAACTAATTCTGCAACTTTTTTCTCCATCTTGCCTCGCTCATCTGGCAGATAAGTAATGCCGAGGTTGGCACCAGCTTTGTGCAGTTGTTGGGCTATACCCCAGGCGATGGAACGGTTATTAGCAATTCCTGTGACGAGGGCATTTTTTCCTGTGAGATCGAGCATAACTATTGTGAATGTGATCAATGATTAGGAGCATACTAGAATCTGAGGCTGGTTTTTCTTTGTTTTGCATGGGATTTGCAAAAATGATGATTGTTAAGAGTGTTTACTGCCACTAAATTAGTAGTGATTACTGACGTTTTTATCAAGAACTCTTAATTTTTTCTTCCAAAAATATTTTCCATACAGCTAGCGTCAGTACACTGAATTGAAAATTCATCAGGAAAAATTGCTGTTGACCTTGCTAACCTTCATAGCAATTTTTTCCAAAATTCAAAAAGCTTTTATTTGTGGCTTTGTGGCGATTTTGAAGATATTCACTGGTGGGGTAATTTTGGCTTTGTATTAAGTATTAATCAACAACTACTAGCTAAAAATATCGGAAATTATGTATCATTATAAACAGATAACTATAAAGCATTGATTAGGAGTATAGGAAAGTACAGAAAGATTGACGGTGTTTTATTGTTTTTTCGGGTGTATTCTTAGGTAATCAGTTTTTGTTTTTCCGGCATTGGGTAGGGGAAGGGAGATGATCGTGACACAAGATAAGGCCCTAGCAAATGTTTTTCGTCAAATGGCAACCGGGGCTTTTCCGCCGGTTGTGGAAACGTTTGAACGCAATAAAACGATCTTTTTTCCTGGCGATCCTGCTGAACGAGTTTATTTTCTTTTAAAGGGTGCTGTGAAACTTTCCAGGGTGTATGAAGCAGGAGAGGAAATAACAGTAGCACTGCTGCGGGAAAATAGCGTTTTTGGTGTGTTGTCATTGCTAACGGGAAATAAGTCGGACAGATTTTACCATGCGGTGGCATTTACACCTGCAGAGTTACTGTCAGCACCAATTGAACAAGTAGAACAAGCGCTAAAGGAAAATCCAGAATTATCGATGTTAATGCTGCGGGGTTTGTCTTCGCGGATTTTACAGACGGAGATGATGATTGAAACTTTGGCTCACCGGGATATGGGTTCTAGATTGGTGAGTTTTCTATTAATTCTCTGTCGTGATTTTGGTGTTCCTTGTGCTGATGGGATCACGATTGATCTGAAGTTGTCTCATCAAGCGATCGCCGAAGCAATTGGTTCTACTCGCGTCACTGTAACCAGGCTACTCGGAGATTTACGAGAAAAAAAGATGATTTCCATTCACAAAAAGAAGATTACTGTGCATAAACCTGTTACCTTAAGTAGGCAATTCACTTAAAATCTATTGGGAAAAGTGGAGTTGGCAATGGTTGGGTTTTTAGAATTAACGCTCATGATCCAGAGGTCGGTAAGTCTAAAAAGTGAACATTTTCAGCTATTGCTAATTTCCCATTCCCCACAAAGAATGGTGGAAAGTAGTAGGCTGTATCTGGAAGCGTTTCGGTAGGTGAAGATGGCCACCGGGTACATCCTCATATTCGCAATTTTAATCCTGGGAGGCGTACTTGCTACCGCCGGTGATCGTATTGGCACACGGGTTGGCAAGGCACGTCTCTCACTGTTCAAGCTACGTCCAAAAAATACGGCGGTACTAGTGACTATTTTTACTGGTACCTTAATTTCTGCATCAACCCTAGGAATTCTCTTTGCGGCTGATGAAGGATTGCGGAAGGGGGTTTTTGAGCTAGAGGATATTCAAAATGACCTGAGACACAAGCGAGAACAGCTAAAAACTGCTGAAGCGCAAAAAAGCCAGGTGGAGGGTGAACTCAACCAAGCGAGGACAGAGCAGGCGAAGGCGCAACAAGATTTGCAAGCCATTAATCGCTCGTTACAAGCTGCAAACGCGAAACAACAGGCGACTCAAACCCAACTTAACCGCACCCTCAACCAACAGGCGCAAACTCAAGCCCAACTCCAGCGCAGCCAAAGTCAATTGGGTCAGGTTGCGTCTCA is a genomic window of Fortiea contorta PCC 7126 containing:
- a CDS encoding ABC transporter ATP-binding protein — protein: MKSVTDAPDSPLNITDTPPVVLTSELQKVYRTGFWLNQKVLSLKSCSLSVYQGETFGLLGPNGAGKTTLLKLLLGIIRPTAGRGLLLGRPLGDRSVKQSIGYLSENPYFYDYLTGWEFLQLAAGLFQIPQHIQRRRIPQLLELVGLSQADARKKQMRRYSKGMLQRVGMAQALINDPDLVFLDEPMSGLDPVGRYHMREIILGLKAVGKTIFFNSHILSEVEQICDRIAILAQGELICTGSLNQLLGTSSTYYVKGQGGDWEVLKKWLPGLVFEPDGSWQGTLQDDYYDFLASLRLMDGQIITLKLSRTTLEEFFIQQIQKQSVPNSFET
- the hisB gene encoding imidazoleglycerol-phosphate dehydratase HisB yields the protein MQISKPLVDYSPINATPSPRIASVHRTTGETDVKVTINLDGTGICQAATGIPFLDHMLHQIASHGLIDLDVQAQGDWEIDDHHTNEDVGITLGQAFSQALGDRKGIVRFGNFLAPLDEALIQVALDFSGRPHISYGLQIPTQRVGTYDTQLVREFFVAVVNHSQMTLHIRQLDGVNSHHIIEATFKAFARATRMAVEIDPRRAGTIPSSKGVL
- the fabI gene encoding enoyl-ACP reductase FabI, with the protein product MLDLTGKNALVTGIANNRSIAWGIAQQLHKAGANLGITYLPDERGKMEKKVAELVEPLNPSLFLPCNVQNEAQVNSAFETIQDKWGRLDILVHCLAFANKEDLTGDFSQTSRAGFSTALEISTFSLAQLSGAAKPLMTAGGSILTLTYLGGVRAIPNYNVMGVAKAGLEASVRYLAAELGPQNIRVNAISAGPIRTLASSAVGGILDMIHHVEQVAPLRRTVTQLEVGNTAAFLCSDLSSGITGQVIYVDAGYEIMGM
- the ntcA gene encoding global nitrogen regulator NtcA; its protein translation is MIVTQDKALANVFRQMATGAFPPVVETFERNKTIFFPGDPAERVYFLLKGAVKLSRVYEAGEEITVALLRENSVFGVLSLLTGNKSDRFYHAVAFTPAELLSAPIEQVEQALKENPELSMLMLRGLSSRILQTEMMIETLAHRDMGSRLVSFLLILCRDFGVPCADGITIDLKLSHQAIAEAIGSTRVTVTRLLGDLREKKMISIHKKKITVHKPVTLSRQFT